In a single window of the Elaeis guineensis isolate ETL-2024a chromosome 4, EG11, whole genome shotgun sequence genome:
- the LOC105043994 gene encoding LOW QUALITY PROTEIN: protein NRT1/ PTR FAMILY 8.3 (The sequence of the model RefSeq protein was modified relative to this genomic sequence to represent the inferred CDS: inserted 1 base in 1 codon) → MELGGSSMERGERTRLLSKSYSSRYYEDETSLEVPLLRHKPSDWKAPKIILGFECLESTAFNGIATNLVVYLHNVLHGSNASNAANAATWAGTSYFTPLVGALIADTYWGNYKTIVISLIIYLLGMIIITVSAFTPSLKPPPCEESSCQPATMAQNLVFFSGLYLIAFGSGGVRSALLPFGADQFSDENPVEREKKLHFFSWFYVTVTFGLLTSGTLIVYIQENVDWALGFGIATLCIALAFGGFVLGTPIYRLRMPGGSPLKSVFQVLVASCRKMSLEVPTDTTLLHEVNDKNSDNLEQQRLMHTEEFRFLDKAATILDSDLKDNDPQSSWKLCTVTQVEELKILLRLLPIWVTGIFYCAAYSQMATTFIQQGSAMRTKIGSFSIPPASLCSFEVICVMAWVLCYNKIIVPITRSYMGNGRGLSKLQRMGIGRFLIILTMATAAFVEARRLESAKAGESISIAWQLPQYFIIAGSEVFSLITQLEFFYGQAPDSMKSMCTAIALLTVSLGNYLNSLIVTLVALATSTGGSPGWISEDLNXGHLDYYFLGLTGLCILNFAAYLAFARNYTLKKVIVDT, encoded by the exons ATGGAGTTGGGGGGTTCTTCTATGGAGAGAGGGGAAAGAACGCGTTTGTTAAGTAAG AGCTATTCATCAAGATATTATGAAGATGAGACATCACTGGAAGTACCTCTGTTACGGCACAAACCTAGTGACTGGAAAGCACCAAAAATTATTCTGG GATTTGAATGCTTGGAGAGTACAGCTTTCAATGGCATTGCTACAAACTTAGTTGTATATCTACACAACGTCCTCCATGGAAGCAATGCTTCTAATGCGGCAAATGCTGCTACTTGGGCTGGAACAAGCTATTTTACACCACTTGTTGGAGCTCTTATAGCTGATACATACTGGGGAAATTACAAGACAATAGTGATCTCGCTCATAATATATCTTCTG GGGATGATTATCATCACTGTCTCTGCTTTCACTCCATCTTTAAAGCCTCCTCCATGTGAAGAAAGCTCATGCCAGCCAGCAACTATGGCTCAGAATCTTGTATTCTTTTCTGGACTGTATCTCATTGCTTTTGGGAGTGGAGGAGTCAGGTCGGCATTGCTTCCTTTTGGTGCAGACCAGTTCAGTGATGAGAACCCAGTCGAGAGAGAAAAGAAGCTTCATTTCTTCAGTTGGTTCTATGTTACTGTCACCTTTGGATTGCTTACTTCTGGCACTTTGATAGTCTATATACAGGAAAATGTAGATTGGGCACTTGGGTTTGGCATTGCAACTTTGTGCATAGCTCTAGCCTTTGGAGGCTTTGTGTTAGGAACACCAATTTATCGGCTGCGGATGCCAGGTGGGAGTCCTCTGAAGAGTGTTTTTCAGGTATTGGTTGCCTCTTGTAGGAAGATGAGCTTGGAAGTACCCACAGATACCACTCTATTGCATGAGGTGAATGACAAGAACTCAGATAATTTGGAACAACAGAGATTAATGCATACTGAAGAATTCAG GTTTTTAGACAAAGCAGCTACTATTTTGGATTCAGACCTAAAAGATAATGATCCTCAAAGTTCATGGAAACTTTGTACAGTAACTCAAGTGGAAGAATTGAAGATACTTCTGCGCTTGCTGCCAATATGGGTGACTGGCATCTTCTACTGCGCTGCATATTCTCAGATGGCTACCACTTTCATCCAACAAGGCAGTGCAATGAGAACGAAGATCGGGTCCTTCTCTATCCCTCCTGCATCCTTGTGTTCTTTTGAAGTGATATGTGTCATGGCTTGGGTCCTTTGTTACAATAAAATCATAGTTCCCATAACTAGAAGCTACATGGGGAATGGAAGGGGACTTTCAAAACTGCAGAGGATGGGAATTGGCCGGTTTTTGATTATCCTAACAATGGCAACAGCAGCATTTGTGGAGGCGAGGAGATTGGAGAGTGCCAAGGCTGGTGAATCTATAAGTATCGCATGGCAACTTCCCCAGTATTTTATTATCGCAGGCTCAGAAGTCTTCAGTCTCATTACCCAACTTGAATTCTTCTATGGCCAGGCACCTGATTCAATGAAGAGCATGTGCACAGCAATTGCATTGCTCACCGTCTCCCTTGGCAATTACTTGAACTCTCTTATTGTCACACTTGTTGCTCTTGCCACGTCAACAGGAGGGAGTCCAGGGTGGATATCGGAGGATTTGA GTGGGCACCTCGACTATTACTTCTTGGGGTTGACAGGCCTGTGTATATTGAATTTTGCTGCTTATCTAGCTTTTGCAAGGAATTATACACTGAAGAAAGTCATTGTAGATACTTGA
- the LOC105043992 gene encoding LOW QUALITY PROTEIN: protein NRT1/ PTR FAMILY 8.3 (The sequence of the model RefSeq protein was modified relative to this genomic sequence to represent the inferred CDS: inserted 2 bases in 2 codons), with the protein MKHGDSLERGETRPLLLNKNYSSSNYEDDISSEVRQGPCLQNKPSNWKAPKIILGLVYLDSVAFNGVGANLVVYLQSILHESSASSAANASTWSGTTYFASLVGAVIADSCWGNFKTIKISLIIYLLGMITVTLCAFSPSLKPPACEGSSCHPASAAQNLAFFSGLYLVAFGSGVIKSTTLPFGADQFDDEKPTEREKKGSFFSWFYLCITLGFFTSVTLIVWIQQNVDWAFGYGIATTCIFLSLGAFLLGTPTYSLRMPSGSPLKSVLQVVVSSFKKINLEVPKDGSLLYEENKNSHDLAQQRLAHTDGFRFLDKAAVVSDLDLKDSDSRSSWRLCTVTQVEELKILLRLLPIWATGVIYAAACAQLFTTFIQQGSAMNTRXGSFSVPPASLASFEVICVMLWVIFYDKIIVPATRSYFRNETGLSLLQRLGIGRFLIILTMATAALVEARRLGSVXTGEPISIMWQLPQFFIQAGSDVFSNITLLEFFYGQAPERMKSTCTALALLSTSLGSYLSSLIVTLVAVITTRGGEPGWIPDDVNEGHLDYYFLLWAALCALNFSVYVAFARKYTPKTVIMEA; encoded by the exons ATGAAGCACGGGGATTCATTAGAAAGAGGGGAAACAAGGCCTTTACTGCTAAACAAG AATTATTCGTCAAGTAATTATGAAGATGACATATCATCGGAAGTACGTCAAGGGCCATGCCTGCAGAATAAACCTAGTAATTGGAAGGCACCAAAAATTATATTGG GACTCGTCTATTTAGACAGTGTAGCTTTCAATGGCGTTGGTGCAAATTTAGTTGTATATCTTCAAAGCATCCTTCATGAAAGCAGTGCTTCGAGTGCAGCAAATGCCTCTACTTGGAGTGGAACAACTTATTTCGCATCATTGGTTGGAGCTGTAATAGCTGATTCATGTTGGGGGAATTTCAAAACAATCAAAATCTCCCTCATTATTTATCTTCTT GGGATGATCACAGTAACTCTGTGTGCTTTCTCGCCATCTTTAAAGCCTCCAGCGTGTGAAGGAAGCTCATGTCacccagcaagtgcagctcaaaATCTTGCTTTCTTTTCTGGGTTGTATCTTGTTGCCTTTGGGAGTGGAGTAATCAAGTCAACAACACTTCCTTTTGGTGCAGACCAGTTCGATGATGAGAAACCAacagaaagagaaaagaaggggTCTTTCTTCAGTTGGTTCTATCTCTGTATCACCTTAGGATTTTTTACTTCAGTCACTTTAATAGTCTGGATACAACAAAATGTGGATTGGGCATTTGGATATGGCATTGCAACTACGTGCATATTTCTATCTCTAGGAGCCTTTCTCTTAGGAACACCAACTTATAGCTTGCGGATGCCAAGTGGCAGCCCTTTGAAGAGTGTTCTTCAGGTTGTGGTATCCTCTTTCAAGAAGATAAACTTGGAAGTTCCCAAGGATGGCAGTCTCTTGTACGAGGAGAATAAAAACTCACATGATTTGGCACAACAGAGATTAGCACATACTGATGGATTCAG GTTTTTAGACAAAGCTGCTGTTGTTTCTGATTTGGATTTGAAGGATAGCGATTCTAGGAGTTCATGGAGGCTATGCACTGTTACTCAAGTGGAGGAGTTAAAGATACTACTACGCTTGCTTCCTATATGGGCAACCGGTGTCATCTATGCAGCTGCATGTGCTCAATTGTTCACAACTTTCATCCAACAAGGGAGCGCCATGAACACCA TCGGATCCTTCTCCGTCCCTCCAGCATCCTTGGCTTCTTTTGAAGTGATTTGTGTCATGCTTTGGGTCATTTTCTATGACAAAATCATAGTCCCAGCAACTAGAAGCTACTTCAGAAATGAAACTGGACTTTCCCTGCTGCAGCGTTTGGGAATTGGCCGTTTTCTAATAATCCTAACAATGGCAACAGCTGCACTTGTGGAGGCAAGGAGATTGGGGAGTG AGACCGGCGAACCTATAAGCATCATGTGGCAGCTTCCTCAGTTTTTTATCCAAGCAGGCTCCGATGTCTTCAGTAATATTACACTGTTGGAGTTCTTCTATGGTCAGGCACCTGaaagaatgaagagcacgtgcACTGCACTTGCGCTGCTCTCAACCTCGCTTGGAAGTTACTTGAGCTCTCTTATTGTCACACTTGTTGCAGTTATAACAACCAGAGGAGGGGAACCGGGATGGATTCCGGATGATGTGAACGAAGGGCACCTGGACTACTATTTCTTGCTGTGGGCAGCCCTGTGTGCATTGAATTTTTCTGTCTATGTTGCATTTGCAAGGAAGTACACACCGAAGACAGTCATTATGGAGGCTTGA